One part of the Anaeromyxobacter sp. Fw109-5 genome encodes these proteins:
- a CDS encoding protein-glutamate O-methyltransferase CheR codes for MREQAGLDLSGVRGTLLAAALTREAHAGGLPDGEAVARALLEGARPLAPFIEELTVGETWFFREPAQWAFIEEVVLPEGLRRREGGVERFRAWSAGCSTGEEPYTLAIVLHDRGVRERVHLVGTDLNETALARARRGEYSLWSLRGAADGRARRHLTERDGRFLVAPEIAARVRFFPLNLARPEYPSAARGLSDLDLVLCRNVLMYLDRAHVAEAAGRLFETLTPGGWLLTGAADPPLGALTGFTVRAGPFGVAYQRPVAPSSRTASVRPTSARRVAPRDAAARTLRPPPPPGHVPPIRSHRAAPPGPPTTLSRDPELAAAHLLVDAAHLTEALAAVDDALARRPLDAEAHFEKAVVLTELGRLEEAADACRRARYLSRGQPFVHFFTGLLRLRRGDTAGASRALRTAASLAQRMPAAAPVRLSHGMTAGALVEGARFHLSRLAGDGPSRP; via the coding sequence GTGCGGGAGCAGGCAGGCCTCGATCTCTCCGGCGTTCGCGGCACCCTGCTCGCGGCGGCGCTCACGCGGGAGGCCCACGCAGGCGGCCTCCCGGACGGCGAAGCGGTCGCGAGAGCCCTGCTCGAAGGCGCGCGCCCGCTCGCCCCTTTCATCGAGGAGCTCACGGTGGGTGAGACCTGGTTCTTCCGGGAGCCCGCGCAGTGGGCGTTCATCGAGGAGGTCGTCCTGCCGGAGGGGCTCCGCCGCCGCGAGGGGGGCGTCGAGCGATTCCGGGCGTGGAGCGCGGGGTGCTCGACGGGCGAGGAGCCGTACACCCTCGCCATCGTGCTGCACGACCGGGGCGTGCGGGAGCGCGTCCACCTCGTGGGGACGGACCTGAACGAGACCGCGCTCGCCCGGGCGCGCCGCGGCGAGTACTCGCTCTGGTCGCTGCGCGGCGCCGCAGACGGGCGGGCGCGGCGGCACCTCACCGAGCGCGATGGGCGCTTCCTCGTCGCGCCGGAGATCGCGGCGCGGGTCCGCTTCTTCCCGCTGAACCTGGCGCGGCCCGAGTACCCGTCGGCGGCCCGCGGGCTGTCGGACCTGGACCTCGTGCTCTGCCGCAACGTCCTCATGTACCTCGACCGGGCGCACGTCGCCGAGGCGGCGGGCCGGCTCTTCGAGACGCTGACCCCGGGCGGGTGGCTCCTGACCGGCGCCGCCGATCCGCCGCTGGGCGCGCTGACGGGCTTCACGGTTCGAGCGGGGCCCTTCGGCGTCGCCTATCAGCGTCCCGTCGCGCCCAGCTCCCGCACGGCGTCCGTCCGCCCGACCTCCGCCCGCCGGGTCGCGCCCCGTGACGCGGCGGCGCGCACGCTCCGGCCACCGCCTCCTCCGGGCCACGTGCCCCCGATCCGGTCGCACCGGGCCGCCCCGCCCGGTCCCCCCACGACGCTCTCTCGCGATCCCGAGCTCGCGGCGGCCCACCTGCTCGTGGACGCCGCTCACCTGACCGAGGCGCTCGCCGCGGTCGACGACGCGCTCGCGCGCCGTCCGCTCGACGCGGAGGCCCACTTCGAGAAGGCGGTGGTGCTCACCGAGCTCGGGCGCCTCGAGGAGGCGGCGGACGCATGCCGTCGCGCGCGCTACCTCTCCCGCGGGCAGCCGTTCGTGCACTTCTTCACGGGCTTGCTGCGCCTGAGGCGCGGGGACACGGCCGGCGCATCCCGCGCGCTGCGCACGGCGGCGTCGCTCGCCCAGCGGATGCCGGCGGCCGCGCCCGTGCGGCTGTCGCACGGGATGACCGCCGGAGCGCTCGTGGAAGGGGCGCGATTTCACCTGTCGCGCCTCGCGGGGGATGGCCCCTCGCGACCCTGA
- a CDS encoding arginine--tRNA ligase, giving the protein MVKDRVIELFRQALAKGAAEGRWPALEASFSVEAPRDPKHGDFAVNAAMVLAKAAGKPPRDLAQAIAAEVRAVDAQHEIAGLEVAGPGFINVRLAPDVWLRALGRVVAEGTAYGRTEVGRGKKVIVEYVSANPTGPMHVGHGRNAVVGDGVQSLLRWAGFEVTREYYVNDYGAQVQTLARSVHLRYQELFGRQVTMPPKSYPGEYVKDVAAALKAEHGDRWLDAPEAEWLALFRDRAVEHVLGLIREDLRAVNIEFDRWYSEKALYESGTVDRFLRFLAEKDLVYVGKLPPPKSKKGQPAPAQAASNSAHDLGEEGIAASDDLTLFRSSQYGDEVDRPVKKADGTTTYFCADIAYHWDKRQRADALVDVLGADHGGYVPRLEAALEALGASRKDLHVVLIQMVNLTRGGEAVKMSKRAGTVVSLREVVDEVGRDATRFIFLTRRSDAQLDFDIELAKRQTLDNPVFYVQYGHARLAQIFAKAREAGAPVPEFDLEAARTLTSAEEQDLIRRIVAFPDMLAAAALAYEPHRVAFYLQETIAAFHSYYTQGKRTGERVISADARKTAGRLFLCRALKQVLANGLGLLGVAAPERMESPETRDLADDV; this is encoded by the coding sequence ATGGTGAAAGATCGCGTCATCGAGCTGTTCCGGCAGGCGCTCGCGAAGGGGGCCGCCGAGGGTCGCTGGCCCGCCCTCGAGGCGTCGTTCTCGGTCGAGGCGCCTCGCGACCCGAAGCACGGGGACTTCGCGGTGAACGCCGCGATGGTGCTCGCGAAGGCGGCGGGGAAGCCGCCGCGCGACCTCGCCCAGGCCATCGCCGCCGAGGTGCGCGCGGTGGACGCGCAGCACGAGATCGCCGGCCTCGAGGTGGCAGGCCCCGGCTTCATCAACGTCCGGCTCGCGCCGGACGTGTGGCTGCGCGCCCTCGGGCGCGTGGTGGCCGAGGGGACCGCGTACGGACGCACCGAGGTCGGCCGCGGGAAGAAGGTCATCGTGGAGTACGTCTCGGCGAACCCCACCGGCCCGATGCACGTCGGCCACGGGAGGAACGCCGTCGTGGGCGACGGCGTGCAGAGCCTGCTGCGCTGGGCGGGCTTCGAGGTCACCCGCGAGTACTACGTGAACGACTACGGCGCGCAGGTGCAGACCCTCGCGCGCTCGGTCCACCTGCGCTACCAGGAGCTGTTCGGGCGGCAGGTCACCATGCCGCCGAAGAGCTATCCCGGCGAGTACGTGAAGGACGTCGCGGCGGCGCTGAAGGCCGAGCACGGCGACCGCTGGCTCGACGCGCCCGAGGCGGAGTGGCTCGCCCTCTTCCGCGATCGCGCGGTGGAGCACGTGCTCGGCCTCATCCGCGAGGATCTCCGCGCCGTCAACATCGAGTTCGACCGCTGGTACTCGGAGAAGGCGCTCTACGAGTCGGGCACCGTCGATCGCTTCCTGCGCTTCCTGGCGGAGAAGGACCTCGTCTACGTCGGCAAGCTCCCGCCGCCCAAGTCGAAGAAGGGCCAGCCCGCCCCCGCCCAGGCGGCGAGCAACAGCGCGCACGACCTGGGGGAGGAGGGGATCGCCGCGTCCGACGACCTCACGCTCTTCCGCTCGTCTCAGTACGGCGACGAGGTCGATCGTCCGGTGAAGAAGGCGGACGGCACGACCACCTACTTCTGCGCGGACATCGCCTATCACTGGGACAAGCGTCAGCGCGCCGACGCGCTGGTCGACGTCCTCGGCGCCGATCACGGAGGGTACGTGCCCCGCCTCGAGGCGGCCCTCGAGGCGCTCGGGGCCTCGCGCAAGGACCTGCACGTGGTCCTCATCCAGATGGTGAACCTCACCCGCGGCGGCGAGGCGGTGAAGATGTCGAAGCGCGCGGGGACGGTGGTCTCGCTGCGCGAGGTGGTGGACGAGGTCGGGCGGGACGCCACGCGCTTCATCTTCCTCACCCGCCGCTCCGACGCGCAGCTCGACTTCGACATCGAGCTCGCCAAGCGCCAGACCCTCGACAACCCGGTCTTCTACGTGCAGTACGGCCACGCGCGGCTCGCCCAGATCTTCGCGAAGGCGCGGGAGGCCGGCGCGCCCGTGCCGGAGTTCGATCTGGAGGCGGCGCGCACGCTGACCTCGGCGGAGGAGCAGGACCTCATCCGGCGCATCGTCGCCTTCCCGGACATGCTCGCCGCCGCGGCGCTCGCCTACGAGCCGCACCGCGTCGCCTTCTACCTCCAGGAGACCATCGCGGCGTTCCACTCCTACTACACGCAGGGGAAGCGGACGGGAGAGCGGGTCATCTCCGCGGACGCCCGCAAGACCGCGGGGCGGCTCTTCCTGTGCCGGGCCCTCAAGCAGGTGCTCGCGAACGGCCTGGGCCTCCTCGGCGTGGCGGCCCCCGAGCGGATGGAGAGTCCGGAAACTCGCGACCTGGCGGACGACGTCTAG
- the sppA gene encoding signal peptide peptidase SppA → MPPPPPPRRDRLAVAIVAFIFGGLFLVFFGFLVLAYSVVKGEGPAIATGPRVAIIEVKGPIGTGAGGADADRILKQLRKVAQDDGLKAVVVRIDSPGGAVAPSQELHDEVKKLAQKKTVVCSMGNLAASGGFYVAVACPKVVAEPGTLTGSIGVITQFPKVKGLLERWDVKMETVKSGALKDAGNPFADMSAEERAYWQSLIDRVYGQFVRAVAQGRGLEEAAVRKFADGRVITGEEAKELKLVDALGNFYDAVELAKQEAKLSGEPHLVYPADERGRFLEQLMGSAAGAAADAVASRLRAEATAAQEPGVYFLAR, encoded by the coding sequence ATGCCGCCGCCCCCGCCGCCGCGGCGCGACCGTCTCGCCGTCGCGATCGTGGCCTTCATCTTCGGCGGCCTCTTCCTGGTGTTCTTCGGCTTCCTGGTCCTGGCCTACAGCGTCGTGAAGGGTGAGGGGCCGGCGATCGCCACCGGCCCGCGCGTCGCGATCATCGAGGTGAAGGGACCCATCGGCACCGGCGCGGGCGGTGCCGACGCGGATCGGATCCTCAAGCAGCTCCGCAAGGTCGCGCAGGACGACGGCCTCAAGGCGGTGGTCGTCCGGATCGACTCGCCGGGCGGCGCGGTCGCGCCTTCGCAGGAGCTGCACGACGAGGTGAAGAAGCTCGCGCAGAAGAAGACCGTCGTCTGCTCCATGGGGAACCTCGCCGCGTCGGGCGGGTTCTACGTCGCGGTCGCCTGCCCGAAGGTGGTGGCGGAGCCCGGCACGCTCACCGGCTCCATCGGCGTGATCACCCAGTTTCCGAAGGTGAAAGGGCTCCTCGAGCGCTGGGACGTCAAGATGGAGACCGTGAAGAGCGGCGCGCTCAAGGACGCGGGGAACCCCTTCGCGGACATGAGCGCGGAGGAGCGCGCCTACTGGCAGTCCCTCATCGATCGCGTCTACGGCCAGTTCGTGCGCGCGGTCGCCCAGGGGCGCGGGCTCGAGGAGGCCGCCGTCCGCAAGTTCGCCGACGGCCGCGTGATCACGGGCGAGGAGGCGAAGGAGCTGAAGCTCGTGGACGCCCTCGGGAACTTCTACGACGCGGTCGAGCTCGCGAAGCAGGAGGCGAAGCTCTCCGGCGAGCCCCACCTCGTCTACCCCGCCGACGAGCGCGGGAGGTTCCTCGAGCAGCTCATGGGCAGCGCAGCGGGCGCGGCCGCCGACGCGGTCGCCTCCCGGCTCCGCGCAGAGGCCACCGCCGCCCAGGAGCCGGGCGTCTACTTCCTCGCTCGCTGA
- a CDS encoding HIT domain-containing protein has product MEQPLWAPWRMEFIRAEKPKGCIFCDFPAAPEASDRQNLLVHRSGRAFTCLNRYPYNSGHVMVIPRAHVAELGALAPEEWTDLQDELRRAVEVVREVYRPDGMNVGMNLGRSAGAGIVDHLHWHVVPRWAGDNNFMPVLADQRVVVEALDAAWERLRAGFARLG; this is encoded by the coding sequence ATGGAACAGCCGCTCTGGGCCCCCTGGCGGATGGAGTTCATCCGCGCCGAGAAGCCGAAGGGCTGCATCTTCTGCGACTTCCCCGCCGCGCCCGAGGCGAGCGACCGGCAGAACCTGCTCGTGCACCGGAGCGGGCGCGCGTTCACCTGCCTCAACCGCTACCCGTACAACTCCGGGCACGTGATGGTGATCCCGCGCGCTCACGTGGCGGAGCTCGGGGCGCTCGCGCCGGAGGAGTGGACGGACCTGCAGGACGAGCTCCGGCGCGCCGTGGAGGTGGTGCGAGAGGTGTACCGCCCCGACGGGATGAACGTCGGCATGAACCTCGGGCGGTCCGCCGGCGCGGGCATCGTCGACCACCTGCACTGGCACGTGGTGCCCCGCTGGGCGGGCGACAACAACTTCATGCCCGTCCTCGCCGATCAGCGCGTGGTGGTCGAGGCGCTCGACGCCGCCTGGGAACGGCTGCGCGCCGGCTTCGCCCGCCTGGGCTGA
- a CDS encoding tetratricopeptide repeat protein — MSDAWVAIAAVSFAVVAVLLWDRLRRRRDEAQAYLRGVRSVISGDPDAAIEALSDAARLGSPEAVETYLALGQLFRRTGDLSRAVRLHRNMLLGPALDPARRGEVERELAEDYRRSGMLAEAAEIYRRLAPGDRAAGEGLRDVLVDAGDLAGAIEAQRALAVEGSDPVLAHLLAAAAREALAGAPGEAAALAGAALRADAASADALLAAAEVAAVEGDAERALDHAGRALDAAPSVALLAWPALSAVADPAAVAKFLETRLAARGDEAALHLLLGRALHRIGRTGDALAALRRALERDRRGEAIWEMRELLRHADAPGPGELAARHDLLVAALLRRGRAPRCVRCGADAPSRAWRCRRCGAFDAYP; from the coding sequence GTGTCGGACGCCTGGGTCGCCATCGCCGCGGTCTCGTTCGCCGTCGTCGCGGTCCTGCTGTGGGACCGGCTGCGGCGCCGCCGCGACGAGGCGCAGGCGTATCTCCGCGGCGTCCGCTCGGTGATCTCGGGTGACCCGGACGCCGCCATCGAGGCGCTCTCCGACGCCGCGCGGCTCGGCAGCCCGGAGGCCGTCGAGACCTACCTCGCGCTCGGCCAGCTCTTCCGCCGCACCGGCGATCTCTCCCGCGCGGTGAGGCTCCACCGGAACATGCTCCTCGGTCCGGCGCTCGATCCCGCGCGCCGGGGCGAGGTCGAGCGCGAGCTCGCCGAGGACTACCGGCGCAGCGGGATGCTCGCCGAGGCCGCCGAGATCTACCGCCGCCTCGCCCCGGGCGACCGCGCGGCGGGGGAGGGGCTCCGCGACGTGCTCGTCGACGCCGGCGATCTCGCCGGGGCGATCGAGGCGCAGCGGGCGCTGGCGGTGGAGGGATCGGATCCGGTGCTCGCGCACCTCCTCGCGGCCGCTGCGCGGGAGGCGCTGGCGGGCGCGCCCGGCGAGGCCGCGGCGCTCGCCGGAGCGGCGCTGCGCGCCGACGCGGCGAGCGCCGACGCGCTCCTCGCCGCGGCCGAGGTGGCCGCCGTGGAGGGAGACGCGGAGAGGGCGCTCGATCACGCCGGGCGCGCCCTCGACGCCGCGCCGTCCGTCGCGCTCCTCGCCTGGCCCGCGCTGTCGGCCGTCGCGGATCCCGCGGCCGTGGCGAAGTTCCTGGAGACCCGCCTCGCCGCACGCGGCGACGAGGCGGCGCTGCACCTCCTGCTCGGACGGGCCCTCCATCGGATTGGCCGGACGGGCGACGCGCTCGCGGCGCTGCGGCGCGCGCTGGAGCGCGACCGGCGAGGGGAGGCGATCTGGGAGATGCGCGAGCTCCTCCGCCACGCGGACGCGCCCGGCCCGGGCGAGCTCGCGGCGCGGCACGATCTGCTCGTCGCCGCGCTGCTGCGCCGCGGCCGCGCGCCCCGCTGCGTCCGCTGCGGAGCCGACGCGCCCTCCCGCGCGTGGCGCTGCCGCCGCTGCGGCGCCTTCGACGCGTACCCCTGA
- a CDS encoding chemotaxis protein CheW, with translation MAAFVLFTAASQTFALPASCALQVLRMAAPTPVPGAPPHLRGVLDVHGTLVPVVDVAARLGAPGRPARPEDQLLLAEAGGRRVALQVDRVLEVREVTEESVETHPEWISTSPLSAGAVRLPEGVVVVQSLESWLADPALGAVPTP, from the coding sequence ATGGCGGCCTTCGTCCTCTTCACGGCTGCGTCCCAAACGTTCGCACTCCCGGCGTCGTGCGCGCTGCAGGTGCTCCGAATGGCCGCGCCCACGCCGGTGCCGGGCGCGCCGCCGCACCTGCGAGGAGTGCTCGACGTGCACGGCACCCTCGTACCCGTAGTCGACGTCGCCGCGCGGCTGGGGGCGCCCGGGCGCCCGGCGCGGCCCGAGGATCAGCTGCTCCTCGCGGAGGCCGGCGGGCGACGCGTGGCGCTGCAGGTCGACCGAGTCCTCGAAGTCCGCGAGGTGACCGAGGAGTCGGTCGAGACTCACCCCGAGTGGATCTCGACCTCTCCCCTCTCCGCCGGCGCGGTGCGCCTGCCGGAGGGCGTGGTCGTGGTCCAGTCGCTCGAGTCCTGGCTGGCGGATCCCGCCCTCGGGGCCGTCCCCACGCCGTGA
- a CDS encoding methyl-accepting chemotaxis protein: MTSELPFHRSLLFRLSALGLSLFVLAAIVLWGSIRIVRRVTSDVALLNESSDGAVHYAHLVALAHLRAAAPPEEASALQARIEERIAAQDRRFEALRRGDRAAGIARIDDARLVAALDEPERAWREGVRPIVLRIAAAGSAAAGELATLDRRVLDAVTALERWSLAAQEQLAASAERGRRWSYSLIAALLAGVAGTLLAARRVARRLAGLSQSAQRIAAGEESVAIAVGGRDEVGLLGRAFEDMTQKLRRNFALERDARAKLEEMFRAVGETAARLATAANEILASTAQQTSGAQQQLAAVSQTMTSLDEIARSSERAADRSREAADIARHSDELSRTGHGAVDEAVEVIGRAKDQADGVARNILELAEQANAVGDITALIDDLAEQTNVLALNAAIEATRAGEHGKGFSVVAAEVKSLAEQSRRATAEARQVLGDVQKRANRSVLSTEESTRSLEAAVRAAQHAGAVIRELAELGARLSGAVQEIADSSAQQATGIGQITQAVRDISNVASQYVTSTKQSELAVRDLTTLGEKLRQLLVTTSR; encoded by the coding sequence GTGACGAGCGAGCTCCCCTTCCACCGATCCCTGCTGTTCCGGCTCTCGGCGCTCGGCCTCTCGCTGTTCGTCCTCGCCGCGATCGTGCTCTGGGGGAGCATCCGGATCGTGCGGCGCGTCACCTCGGACGTGGCGCTCCTCAACGAGTCCTCCGACGGCGCCGTTCACTACGCCCACCTCGTCGCGCTCGCGCACCTGCGCGCAGCGGCCCCGCCGGAAGAGGCGTCCGCGCTGCAGGCGCGGATCGAGGAGCGGATCGCCGCGCAGGACAGGCGGTTCGAGGCGCTCCGGCGCGGAGACCGGGCCGCGGGCATCGCCCGGATCGACGACGCGCGCCTGGTCGCGGCGCTCGACGAGCCGGAGCGCGCCTGGCGCGAGGGCGTGCGGCCCATCGTCCTCCGGATCGCGGCGGCAGGGTCCGCGGCGGCCGGGGAGCTCGCCACGCTGGACCGCCGCGTGCTCGACGCGGTCACCGCGCTGGAGCGCTGGAGCCTCGCCGCGCAGGAGCAGCTCGCGGCGTCCGCCGAGCGGGGCAGGCGGTGGTCGTATTCCCTCATCGCCGCGCTCCTCGCCGGGGTCGCCGGCACGCTCCTGGCGGCGCGGAGGGTGGCGCGGCGGCTCGCCGGCCTCTCCCAGTCGGCGCAGCGCATCGCGGCGGGCGAGGAGAGCGTGGCGATCGCGGTGGGCGGCCGCGACGAGGTGGGGCTCCTCGGGCGCGCGTTCGAGGACATGACCCAGAAGCTCCGGCGCAACTTCGCGCTGGAGCGCGACGCGCGGGCGAAGCTCGAGGAGATGTTCCGCGCCGTCGGCGAGACGGCGGCCAGGCTCGCCACGGCGGCGAACGAGATCCTGGCCAGCACGGCCCAGCAGACCTCCGGCGCCCAGCAACAGCTCGCGGCCGTGTCGCAGACCATGACCTCCCTCGACGAGATCGCGCGATCGTCGGAGCGCGCCGCGGACCGGTCCCGCGAGGCCGCCGACATCGCGCGCCACTCGGACGAGCTGTCTCGCACCGGCCACGGCGCCGTGGACGAGGCGGTGGAGGTGATCGGTCGCGCCAAGGACCAGGCCGACGGCGTCGCCCGCAACATCCTCGAGCTCGCCGAGCAGGCCAACGCGGTGGGGGACATCACCGCGCTCATCGACGACCTCGCCGAGCAGACGAACGTGCTCGCGCTCAACGCGGCCATCGAGGCGACCCGCGCCGGCGAGCACGGGAAGGGGTTCTCGGTCGTCGCCGCGGAGGTGAAGTCGCTCGCGGAGCAGTCGCGCCGCGCCACCGCGGAGGCGCGGCAGGTGCTCGGCGACGTGCAGAAGCGTGCGAACCGCTCCGTGCTCTCCACCGAGGAGAGCACCCGGAGCCTGGAGGCCGCGGTCCGCGCGGCGCAGCACGCCGGCGCGGTGATCCGGGAGCTCGCCGAGCTGGGCGCCCGGCTCTCCGGCGCGGTGCAGGAGATCGCCGACTCGAGCGCGCAGCAGGCGACCGGCATCGGCCAGATCACCCAGGCGGTGCGCGACATCAGTAACGTCGCGAGCCAGTACGTCACGTCGACGAAGCAGTCGGAGCTCGCCGTGCGCGACCTCACCACGCTGGGCGAGAAGCTGCGGCAGCTGCTCGTCACCACCTCGCGGTGA
- a CDS encoding chemotaxis protein CheW, which yields MPGGARETDDQRARRVLAQRARALAVPPAAPPGESLDLVAFEAGPERFAVAVGAVLRVERVTALARVPGAAPDVIGVLSVDGRPCALVDAPALLGAARASAPRRWAIVLGERSPEVALAADTVDLLRVLRGELSAAAPPRLGITADARVVLDGAVLTGGADRPPAGDDRP from the coding sequence GTGCCTGGAGGGGCGAGGGAGACCGACGACCAGCGCGCCCGCCGCGTGCTCGCGCAGCGCGCCCGCGCGCTCGCCGTCCCGCCCGCGGCGCCCCCGGGCGAGTCGCTCGACCTGGTGGCGTTCGAGGCAGGGCCCGAGCGCTTCGCGGTCGCCGTCGGGGCGGTCCTCCGGGTGGAGCGAGTGACCGCGCTCGCGCGCGTGCCCGGGGCGGCGCCCGACGTGATCGGCGTGCTGAGCGTGGACGGGCGCCCCTGCGCGCTCGTCGACGCCCCCGCGCTCCTGGGCGCGGCGCGCGCGAGCGCCCCGCGGCGCTGGGCGATCGTCCTCGGGGAGCGCTCCCCGGAGGTGGCCCTCGCCGCCGATACCGTCGATCTCCTGCGCGTGCTGCGCGGCGAGCTGAGCGCCGCGGCTCCACCGCGGCTCGGCATCACCGCGGACGCGCGGGTCGTCCTCGACGGCGCCGTGCTGACGGGCGGAGCGGACCGACCGCCCGCCGGAGACGACCGCCCGTGA
- a CDS encoding SLC13 family permease has protein sequence MTVAIGFVLAVVAVAVVLFAFERIPLEVSALTVVALLAVTRVLTPEQAFAGFANETVILIFTLLSMTQGLVSTGVVQAIGQRMAGVSRFGPTVFVGSIMAVVAALSSVVSNTVTTAAFLPVVIGAADRAKLPRSRVLMPLAYASMLGGTIFLIGTSTNLVVSAMMAKTGLGAIGFSELAPVGLPLAIVGILLILVLSRFLLPERTVEEDDVLPAREYLAEVVVVPGSRFAGKRLEDVTHGLGLRVLAVTRGGAALEAAPELELAEGDALLLEEDRLDLLRVKDLHGLEMRADAKAPAPQGEDVVLMEAAVPIGSSLVGRSLKEAFFGEHFGLVALAIARRPAIQRLTRVQLLHGLFGAHSLTTLPLAAGDVLLVRGPRHRVRALADGTTLTLLGSVEYQPIRTRKALIAVAIFAGVLAVGVLGVLPLAVAGLAGMLLMIATRCVDPRMAFRVDWRVVLLIGAMMALGTAMEVSGAGRWLGGLLVPLAEHVGARGVLAALMVFTIVLSAPMSNQAAALVLLPVAAGVAAQLGLAPRPFAIGICLAASISFVTPLEPSCVLVYGPGRYRFLDFMRMGAPITAVLLVLLVLLVPVFWPF, from the coding sequence ATGACCGTCGCGATCGGGTTCGTCCTCGCCGTCGTCGCCGTCGCGGTCGTGCTCTTCGCCTTCGAGAGGATCCCGCTCGAGGTGAGCGCCCTCACGGTCGTGGCGCTCCTCGCCGTGACCCGGGTCCTCACCCCGGAGCAGGCGTTCGCGGGGTTCGCCAACGAGACCGTCATCCTCATCTTCACGCTCCTCTCGATGACGCAGGGGCTCGTGTCGACCGGGGTCGTGCAGGCCATCGGGCAACGCATGGCGGGGGTGAGCCGCTTCGGGCCGACCGTGTTCGTGGGGTCGATCATGGCCGTGGTCGCGGCGCTCTCCTCGGTCGTCTCGAACACCGTCACGACCGCGGCGTTCCTGCCGGTCGTCATCGGCGCGGCCGATCGCGCCAAGCTCCCGCGCAGCCGCGTGCTCATGCCGCTCGCGTACGCGTCGATGCTCGGCGGCACGATCTTCCTCATCGGGACCAGCACCAACCTGGTCGTGAGCGCGATGATGGCGAAGACCGGCCTCGGCGCGATCGGCTTCTCCGAGCTCGCGCCCGTCGGGCTGCCGCTCGCGATCGTCGGGATCCTCCTCATCCTCGTGCTGTCGCGCTTCCTCCTCCCGGAGCGCACCGTCGAGGAGGACGACGTGCTGCCGGCGCGCGAGTACCTCGCGGAGGTGGTGGTGGTCCCCGGCTCGCGCTTCGCCGGCAAGCGCCTCGAGGACGTGACGCACGGGCTGGGCCTGCGCGTGCTCGCGGTCACCCGCGGAGGCGCCGCGCTCGAGGCGGCGCCGGAGCTCGAGCTCGCGGAGGGAGACGCGCTCCTGCTCGAGGAGGACCGGCTCGATCTCCTCCGGGTCAAGGATCTCCACGGCCTGGAGATGCGCGCCGACGCGAAGGCCCCGGCGCCCCAGGGCGAGGACGTGGTGCTCATGGAGGCGGCGGTCCCCATCGGCTCGAGCCTCGTCGGCCGCTCCCTCAAGGAGGCCTTCTTCGGCGAGCACTTCGGGCTCGTCGCGCTCGCCATCGCGCGCCGGCCCGCGATCCAGCGGCTCACCCGCGTCCAGCTCCTGCACGGCCTGTTCGGCGCGCACTCGCTGACGACGCTGCCGCTCGCGGCCGGCGACGTGCTCCTCGTCCGCGGTCCACGCCACCGGGTCCGCGCGCTCGCGGACGGCACGACGCTCACGCTGCTCGGCAGCGTGGAGTACCAGCCCATCCGCACCCGCAAGGCGCTCATCGCGGTGGCCATCTTCGCCGGCGTCCTCGCCGTGGGAGTGCTCGGCGTGCTGCCCCTCGCGGTGGCGGGCCTCGCCGGCATGCTCCTCATGATCGCCACGCGCTGCGTGGACCCGCGGATGGCGTTCCGGGTGGACTGGCGGGTCGTGCTCCTCATCGGCGCGATGATGGCGCTCGGGACCGCCATGGAGGTGAGCGGCGCGGGGCGCTGGCTCGGCGGGCTCCTCGTCCCCCTCGCCGAGCACGTGGGCGCGCGCGGCGTCCTCGCCGCGCTGATGGTCTTCACCATCGTGCTCTCGGCCCCGATGTCGAACCAGGCGGCGGCCCTGGTGCTCCTCCCCGTCGCCGCCGGCGTGGCCGCGCAGCTCGGCCTCGCGCCTCGACCGTTCGCGATCGGGATCTGCCTCGCGGCCTCCATCTCGTTCGTGACCCCCCTCGAGCCGTCGTGCGTGCTCGTCTACGGGCCGGGCCGCTACCGCTTCCTCGACTTCATGCGGATGGGCGCGCCGATCACCGCGGTGCTGCTCGTGCTGCTCGTCCTCCTCGTGCCGGTGTTCTGGCCGTTCTGA